From Fibrobacter sp. UWR2, the proteins below share one genomic window:
- a CDS encoding glutamate synthase subunit beta, whose protein sequence is MQEINRIADIYRPVEERVKDNNEVERKLTSIEVINQASRCHTCGIPFCHGAGCPLGNLVPEFNAAIAAGNAERAYDIISKTAFFPEFTGRVCPALCESACTGNVHNDPVMVRQIEKFIIETAFEEGRVVLPTAEPNGKSAAVIGSGPSGLFAAEALRRKGYAVTVFEKQPKAGGLLRYGIPNWKLDKSIIDRRIALLEAAGIKFVYNTEIGKDVAAEYIHKNFDEVFLAIGTPNARDLKIPGREAEGIFLALDFLHGAEKPGETNPEKFSAKGRKVLVIGGGDTGNDCVGKAIREGCESVLQVEFMPKPPEERSPSTPWPDWPYMLRTSYAQHEGGERRWNVSSKQFIVKDGRVAGVEAVRVEWEMSPQGRPLKPNEVPNSTEVIDTDLVVLAMGFTGVPAEGIVNDLGLQLTPRTAIIADPARHIHAVGDCANGASLVVRAMADAKAKVAALK, encoded by the coding sequence ATGCAGGAAATCAACCGAATCGCAGACATCTACCGCCCTGTCGAAGAGCGTGTCAAGGACAACAACGAAGTCGAGCGCAAGCTCACCTCGATCGAGGTCATCAATCAGGCGAGCCGCTGTCACACCTGCGGAATCCCGTTCTGCCATGGTGCGGGTTGCCCGCTCGGAAACCTCGTTCCCGAATTCAATGCGGCCATTGCTGCCGGGAATGCGGAACGCGCTTACGATATCATCAGCAAGACGGCGTTCTTCCCGGAGTTTACGGGCCGCGTTTGCCCGGCGCTCTGCGAATCCGCCTGTACCGGCAATGTGCATAACGACCCGGTGATGGTGCGCCAGATCGAAAAGTTCATCATCGAGACCGCCTTCGAGGAAGGTCGCGTGGTGTTGCCGACGGCTGAACCCAACGGCAAGTCTGCCGCTGTCATCGGTTCCGGTCCTTCGGGCCTGTTCGCAGCCGAGGCATTGCGCCGCAAGGGCTATGCCGTCACGGTCTTCGAAAAGCAACCGAAGGCGGGTGGCCTGCTGCGCTACGGCATTCCGAACTGGAAACTCGACAAGTCCATTATCGACCGGCGTATCGCCTTGCTCGAAGCTGCCGGCATCAAGTTTGTCTACAATACCGAAATCGGCAAGGACGTTGCCGCGGAATACATCCATAAGAATTTTGACGAAGTGTTCCTCGCCATCGGTACGCCGAACGCACGTGACCTGAAAATCCCGGGCCGCGAAGCCGAAGGAATCTTCCTTGCTCTCGACTTCTTGCATGGTGCCGAAAAGCCGGGTGAAACCAATCCCGAAAAGTTCAGCGCGAAGGGCCGCAAGGTCTTGGTGATTGGCGGTGGCGACACGGGTAACGACTGTGTGGGTAAAGCCATCCGTGAAGGATGCGAAAGCGTGCTTCAGGTGGAATTCATGCCCAAGCCGCCCGAGGAACGTTCCCCGTCTACGCCGTGGCCCGACTGGCCGTATATGCTGCGCACCAGTTATGCCCAGCACGAAGGCGGTGAACGCCGCTGGAATGTTTCTTCCAAGCAGTTCATTGTGAAAGACGGCCGCGTGGCTGGCGTGGAAGCGGTTCGCGTGGAATGGGAAATGTCCCCGCAGGGTCGTCCGCTCAAGCCGAACGAAGTCCCGAATTCTACCGAAGTCATCGACACCGACCTGGTGGTGCTCGCCATGGGATTCACCGGCGTGCCTGCCGAAGGTATCGTGAACGACCTTGGTCTGCAACTCACTCCGCGTACGGCGATTATCGCTGATCCGGCCCGACACATCCATGCGGTGGGCGACTGTGCGAACGGCGCCTCCCTCGTGGTGCGTGCCATGGCCGACGCGAAGGCGAAAGTCGCGGCGCTGAAGTAA
- a CDS encoding NAD(+) synthase, protein MFGFYRFACVSPVLKVADTAYNTEEIIRSAKIAASNGAAFVVFPELCITGYTCSDLFHQELLLQNSTRSLLKIAEALKDSDAVIAVGLPLRIFGRLYNCAAFVQRGKVIAVTPKIHLPNQREFYEKRHFSSGRDLLRGNAGNGCAPLRCFIEGAGEVPITNFITVKGCASCNSGSEVRVGVELCEDLWTPAPPSGELALAGANVIVNLSASDALVGKRDYRRNLVMNQSARCMAAYVYASAGVHESTTDMVFSGHLMIAENGSMLAESKPFSRETEIVYADVDVERLNMQRLSEGSFQDFDSRAIIARAATLDCLRGCDMLQYRYVSPTPFVPGNTETRDTSCTEIFNIQCAGLAKRLEATRSKRAVIGLSGGLDSTLALLVVAETFKLLNRPAKEILALTMPGFGTTKRTKNNAVELAKLLGVELRTVDIQKACLQHFNDIGHDPQKLDVTYENVQARERTQILMDIANSEGGIVIGTGDLSEIALGWSTYNADHMSMYAVNCDIPKTLVRHIVSWYADRSAALAAVLKDILDTPVSPELLPADSSGQIAQKTESILGAYEIHDFFLYHFAKYGATPEKLRYLAKYAFKGLHIDEEIDKALAVFIRRFFTQQFKRSCIPDGPKVGTISLSPRADWRMPSDASFGDWFKEV, encoded by the coding sequence ATGTTCGGATTTTACCGTTTCGCATGCGTTTCTCCGGTGTTGAAGGTGGCCGATACCGCCTACAATACCGAGGAAATTATCAGAAGCGCGAAAATTGCTGCCTCTAACGGGGCGGCTTTTGTCGTTTTCCCGGAACTCTGCATTACGGGTTATACCTGCAGCGACTTGTTCCATCAGGAACTGCTTTTGCAGAACAGTACGCGCAGCTTGTTGAAAATTGCGGAAGCCTTGAAAGATAGCGACGCCGTGATTGCGGTTGGCCTGCCTTTGCGTATATTTGGCCGGCTGTATAACTGCGCCGCCTTCGTGCAGCGCGGCAAGGTGATTGCGGTAACGCCCAAGATACACTTGCCGAACCAGCGCGAGTTCTACGAGAAACGGCATTTTTCCAGCGGGCGCGATTTACTGCGTGGCAATGCGGGTAATGGCTGCGCGCCTCTCCGTTGCTTTATCGAGGGCGCGGGCGAGGTGCCTATCACGAATTTTATTACTGTGAAGGGCTGCGCATCTTGTAATTCGGGTTCCGAAGTTCGCGTGGGCGTGGAACTTTGCGAAGACTTGTGGACTCCTGCGCCACCTAGCGGGGAACTTGCCCTTGCTGGCGCGAACGTTATCGTGAATCTCTCTGCAAGCGATGCGCTGGTAGGCAAGCGCGATTATCGCAGAAACTTGGTGATGAACCAGTCGGCGCGTTGCATGGCGGCCTACGTGTATGCTTCTGCCGGAGTGCACGAATCTACGACGGATATGGTTTTTAGCGGCCACTTGATGATTGCGGAGAACGGGAGCATGCTTGCCGAAAGCAAGCCGTTCTCGCGCGAAACTGAAATTGTCTATGCTGACGTGGACGTGGAACGCCTGAATATGCAGCGTCTGAGCGAAGGTTCGTTCCAGGATTTTGACAGCCGTGCCATTATTGCGCGTGCGGCGACTCTTGACTGCCTGCGTGGTTGCGATATGCTCCAGTACCGCTATGTTTCGCCGACGCCCTTTGTGCCGGGGAATACGGAAACCCGCGATACATCTTGCACCGAGATTTTTAACATACAGTGTGCAGGGCTTGCTAAGCGCCTGGAGGCGACCCGCAGCAAGCGTGCTGTAATTGGCCTGAGCGGCGGGCTTGATTCTACGCTTGCGCTTCTTGTGGTTGCGGAAACGTTCAAGCTGTTGAACCGCCCTGCAAAAGAAATTCTCGCGCTCACGATGCCCGGATTCGGCACGACCAAGCGCACCAAGAACAATGCGGTTGAACTTGCGAAACTCCTGGGCGTGGAACTGCGCACTGTCGATATCCAGAAGGCCTGCCTCCAGCATTTTAACGACATCGGACACGACCCGCAAAAACTCGACGTTACCTACGAGAACGTGCAGGCCCGCGAGCGCACGCAAATCCTGATGGACATCGCGAACAGCGAAGGCGGAATCGTCATCGGTACGGGCGACCTCTCCGAAATTGCGCTTGGCTGGAGCACCTACAATGCCGATCACATGTCCATGTATGCGGTGAACTGCGACATACCCAAGACGCTCGTGCGCCATATCGTAAGCTGGTATGCCGACCGGTCCGCCGCCCTCGCCGCCGTTCTCAAAGACATTCTCGATACGCCCGTCTCTCCGGAACTTCTGCCCGCCGATTCAAGCGGCCAGATTGCGCAAAAGACAGAAAGCATTCTCGGCGCCTACGAGATTCACGACTTCTTTCTGTATCATTTCGCGAAATACGGCGCCACTCCCGAAAAACTGCGCTACCTCGCGAAATACGCCTTCAAGGGCCTGCATATCGACGAAGAAATCGACAAGGCGCTCGCCGTCTTTATCAGGCGATTCTTTACGCAGCAATTCAAGCGCAGCTGTATTCCCGACGGTCCAAAAGTCGGTACCATCTCTCTATCGCCCCGTGCCGACTGGCGTATGCCCAGCGACGCAAGTTTTGGGGACTGGTTCAAAGAAGTTTAA